Proteins found in one Oribacterium sp. oral taxon 102 genomic segment:
- a CDS encoding ROK family protein, with protein MKSYVAIDIGGTKMKYGLLSEQGKLLQSAERDTEAVPGGGPHILTLVKGIIEGYLREQELLGICLSSAGMVDIERGEIFASRPQIPNYVGTAFKRELEECFGIPCEIENDVNCAGLSEGLLGAGRGAESSLCLTVGTGIGGCFVKDQEVYHGSSYSACEVGYLHLPGGLFEELASTSALCRRVEERKGEPGKWDGRRIFGQAKAGDTVCREEIAALCDYLGMGIANLCYVLNPERVILGGGIMQQRDYLYPLLRTSLDRYLVPALSEKTELRFAENGNHAGMLGAFCHFAAMQRKRELK; from the coding sequence ATGAAGAGCTATGTCGCCATCGATATCGGTGGAACGAAGATGAAATACGGGCTGCTTTCCGAACAGGGGAAGCTGCTTCAGAGCGCGGAGCGGGACACGGAGGCGGTTCCGGGCGGCGGCCCGCATATCCTTACGCTCGTGAAGGGGATTATCGAGGGATATCTCCGGGAGCAGGAGCTTCTGGGGATCTGTCTTTCCAGCGCAGGTATGGTGGACATCGAGCGCGGAGAGATCTTTGCCTCCCGGCCGCAGATTCCGAACTATGTCGGTACCGCCTTCAAGCGGGAGCTGGAGGAATGCTTCGGCATTCCCTGCGAGATCGAAAATGATGTGAACTGTGCCGGACTCTCTGAGGGGCTTCTCGGTGCGGGAAGAGGCGCAGAGAGCAGTCTCTGTCTCACGGTCGGAACCGGAATCGGAGGCTGCTTCGTGAAGGATCAGGAGGTTTATCACGGCTCTTCCTACAGTGCCTGCGAGGTGGGATATCTGCATCTGCCGGGAGGTCTGTTCGAGGAGCTTGCCTCGACGAGCGCACTTTGCCGCAGGGTGGAGGAGCGAAAGGGAGAGCCGGGAAAATGGGACGGAAGACGGATTTTCGGGCAGGCGAAGGCGGGAGATACGGTCTGTCGGGAGGAAATCGCAGCGCTCTGCGATTATCTCGGGATGGGGATCGCGAACCTCTGCTATGTGCTGAATCCGGAGAGGGTGATCCTCGGCGGCGGCATCATGCAGCAGAGGGACTATCTCTATCCGCTGCTCCGCACGTCGCTTGACCGTTATCTTGTGCCGGCGCTCTCGGAGAAGACGGAGCTTCGCTTCGCGGAGAACGGAAACCATGCCGGGATGCTGGGTGCATTCTGTCACTTCGCCGCCATGCAAAGGAAAAGAGAATTGAAATGA
- a CDS encoding carbohydrate ABC transporter permease, whose amino-acid sequence MKAKAPSRSRVLVMRETRAAYLFLLPSLVFFIGFVILPMVLCVYTSFFDSTMGKDVKDVFIGFQNYQSLLTDQIFHKALWNTCIIVLVSVPVVTIFSLWVSSAIYRMNGAALSAFRCIFYLPVVTGSVAVTVVWKWMFNNYYGIFNYVGKGLGLLQQNINWLGDSKYALGCIILILLTTSVGQPIVLYVSALGNVDDSLVEAAQVDGANDMQLFWKIKWPNIMPTTLYILVITTINSFQCFALIQLLTSGGPNHSTDTVMYYIYYTAFKLYKYGYGNAMGVVLAIIIAVLSAVQFKLAQEK is encoded by the coding sequence ATGAAGGCGAAGGCTCCATCGAGAAGCCGTGTACTGGTGATGAGGGAGACGAGAGCGGCATATCTGTTCTTACTGCCGAGCCTCGTGTTCTTTATCGGCTTCGTCATCCTGCCCATGGTGCTCTGTGTATACACGAGCTTCTTTGATTCCACTATGGGAAAGGACGTAAAGGACGTATTCATCGGATTCCAAAACTATCAGTCGCTGCTTACCGATCAGATTTTTCATAAGGCTCTGTGGAATACCTGCATTATCGTACTGGTCTCCGTGCCGGTAGTGACGATCTTTTCGCTTTGGGTATCCTCCGCGATCTACCGCATGAACGGGGCGGCGCTCTCTGCCTTCCGCTGCATCTTCTATCTTCCGGTGGTGACCGGCTCGGTAGCGGTAACGGTGGTATGGAAATGGATGTTCAATAACTACTACGGCATTTTCAACTATGTCGGCAAGGGGCTGGGACTTCTGCAGCAGAATATCAACTGGCTGGGTGATTCGAAATACGCGCTGGGCTGCATTATCCTGATTCTGCTGACGACCTCCGTCGGACAGCCGATCGTCCTCTATGTCTCGGCGCTCGGCAATGTCGACGATTCTCTGGTAGAGGCGGCACAGGTGGACGGTGCGAACGACATGCAGCTCTTCTGGAAAATCAAGTGGCCGAACATCATGCCCACGACGCTCTACATTCTCGTCATTACCACGATCAATTCCTTCCAGTGCTTCGCACTGATCCAGCTCCTGACCTCGGGCGGCCCGAATCACAGCACGGATACGGTGATGTACTACATTTACTACACGGCATTCAAGCTTTACAAGTACGGCTACGGCAACGCGATGGGCGTGGTTCTCGCGATCATCATTGCGGTGCTTTCCGCGGTACAGTTCAAGCTGGCACAGGAAAAGTAA
- a CDS encoding ABC transporter substrate-binding protein, whose translation MKKKLMASVMAAALGVSALAACGGGKAAPETTAAGGTTAAAQESSAAAPAAGQNAEITLWTYPVGKWGDSATVDGLIQSFNAKYPDIKVTVEYLDYTNGDDQVNTAIEGHAAPDLVMEGPERLVANWGAKGLMADLSDFFTADSASDIYDTVKSACKGADGRYYEYPLVMVAHSMAVNKAMFEKADALQYLDLENHTWTTENFLKAVQAVYDSGQQNVGAVYCAGQGGDQGTRALVNNLYDGRYTNPEHTAYVVASEENEKALEALKAQDGINFDASIAGGDEITLFRNGTLAMSLCWNAAQQNNSDNGTAGKTNSGDEIIPMLFPSDDGKAELCGGIWGFGIFDNGDENRIAAAKTFIDFMANDQDQVKDSVRASGFFPVHKNLTGVYDGTETADVMQLYTEKFMPSMGDYYQVVPGWAQARTEWWNMLQRIGTGGDVKAELAVFEQNANAAAKG comes from the coding sequence ATGAAAAAGAAACTTATGGCGAGTGTTATGGCAGCGGCTCTCGGAGTGAGTGCGCTGGCTGCCTGCGGCGGAGGAAAGGCAGCTCCGGAGACGACAGCGGCAGGGGGGACGACGGCAGCAGCGCAGGAGAGCAGCGCAGCAGCTCCGGCAGCGGGACAGAACGCGGAGATCACGCTCTGGACGTATCCGGTCGGCAAGTGGGGCGATTCCGCGACGGTAGACGGACTGATTCAGAGCTTCAATGCGAAGTATCCGGACATCAAGGTCACGGTGGAGTACCTCGACTATACGAACGGCGACGATCAGGTCAATACCGCAATTGAAGGACATGCCGCGCCGGATCTCGTGATGGAGGGACCGGAGAGGCTGGTGGCGAACTGGGGCGCCAAGGGGCTGATGGCAGACCTCTCTGATTTTTTCACGGCGGATTCCGCATCCGACATTTATGATACCGTGAAGTCCGCCTGCAAGGGCGCAGACGGCAGGTACTATGAGTATCCGCTTGTCATGGTAGCGCACAGCATGGCAGTCAACAAGGCGATGTTCGAGAAGGCGGATGCCCTGCAGTATCTGGATCTCGAGAACCATACCTGGACGACCGAGAATTTCCTGAAGGCAGTACAGGCGGTTTATGACAGCGGACAGCAGAATGTCGGCGCGGTATACTGCGCAGGACAGGGCGGCGATCAGGGAACCAGAGCGCTGGTAAACAACCTCTACGACGGCAGATACACGAATCCGGAGCATACGGCATATGTAGTGGCTTCGGAGGAGAATGAGAAGGCACTGGAGGCGCTGAAGGCGCAGGACGGCATCAATTTCGACGCATCCATCGCCGGCGGCGATGAGATCACGCTGTTCCGTAACGGAACGCTTGCCATGTCCCTGTGCTGGAACGCCGCGCAGCAGAATAACAGCGATAACGGAACGGCGGGAAAGACAAACAGCGGAGACGAGATCATCCCGATGCTGTTCCCGAGTGACGACGGCAAGGCGGAGCTCTGCGGCGGCATCTGGGGCTTCGGGATCTTCGACAATGGTGATGAGAACAGGATCGCGGCAGCGAAGACCTTCATTGACTTCATGGCGAACGACCAGGATCAGGTCAAGGATTCTGTGCGCGCCTCCGGCTTCTTCCCGGTACACAAGAACCTGACCGGCGTCTATGACGGAACGGAGACCGCAGATGTGATGCAGCTCTATACCGAAAAGTTCATGCCTTCCATGGGCGACTATTACCAGGTCGTTCCGGGCTGGGCACAGGCGCGTACCGAGTGGTGGAACATGCTGCAGAGAATCGGCACCGGCGGTGACGTCAAGGCAGAGCTCGCAGTATTCGAGCAGAATGCCAATGCCGCTGCGAAGGGATAA
- a CDS encoding N-acetylmannosamine-6-phosphate 2-epimerase: MNSKIEALKGKLIVSCQALPEEPLHSSYIMGRMAVAAKMGGAKGIRANTKEDIREIRSLVDLPIIGIVKRDYPGSPVYITPTMREVDELIEAGADIIAMDATARLRPDGVMLDVFFREVKEKYPFQLFMADCATVEEALHADELGFDFIGTTMVGYTAESKGLHIEADDFRILREIVVGVKHLVIAEGNINTPEKAKRVVELGAYAVVVGSIITRPQLITKPFAEALKELSV; encoded by the coding sequence ATGAACAGCAAGATAGAGGCTTTGAAGGGAAAGCTGATCGTGTCCTGCCAGGCGCTTCCGGAGGAACCGCTCCATTCGTCCTATATCATGGGACGCATGGCAGTTGCCGCGAAAATGGGCGGCGCGAAGGGGATTCGCGCAAACACGAAAGAGGACATCCGCGAGATCCGATCCCTGGTGGATCTTCCGATCATCGGGATCGTCAAGAGAGATTATCCAGGCTCGCCGGTCTATATCACGCCGACGATGCGGGAGGTGGACGAGCTGATCGAGGCAGGAGCGGATATCATCGCGATGGATGCGACCGCGAGGCTTCGGCCGGACGGTGTCATGCTGGATGTGTTCTTCCGGGAGGTCAAGGAGAAATATCCGTTTCAGCTTTTCATGGCGGACTGCGCCACAGTGGAGGAGGCGCTCCATGCGGATGAGCTGGGCTTCGATTTCATCGGCACGACGATGGTCGGTTATACTGCGGAATCGAAGGGACTGCACATCGAAGCGGATGACTTCCGGATCCTGCGGGAGATTGTGGTGGGAGTGAAGCACCTTGTGATCGCAGAGGGAAATATCAATACGCCGGAGAAGGCGAAGCGGGTTGTAGAGCTCGGCGCCTACGCGGTAGTGGTCGGATCCATTATTACGAGACCGCAGCTGATTACGAAACCATTTGCGGAGGCTCTGAAAGAGCTTTCCGTCTAA
- a CDS encoding dihydrodipicolinate synthase family protein, with the protein MRNLEKYKGILPAFYACYDTEGEISPERVRALTRYFIEKGVKGVYVNGSSGECIYLSVEERKRVLENVMAEAEGRLTVICHVAANSTRDSQELARHAESLCVDAIAAIPPIYFHLPEHAVAAYWNDISAAAPNTDFVIYNIPQLAGVALTRSLFAEMRKNPRVIGVKNSSMPVQDIQMFKMDGGEDYVIFNGPDEQFISGRLIGAEGAIGGTYGAMPELFLRMNSFLSEGRLEKARQLQYAVDAVIYKMCEGHGNLYSIIKEVLRINEGLDLGSVRRPLPEMTVGDRDIAAKAAEMIRAAQTEFLR; encoded by the coding sequence ATGAGAAATCTGGAGAAATACAAGGGGATTCTTCCCGCATTCTATGCCTGTTACGATACAGAGGGAGAGATCAGTCCGGAGCGTGTCCGCGCGCTCACCCGTTATTTCATAGAGAAGGGGGTGAAGGGCGTCTATGTCAACGGCTCCTCCGGCGAGTGCATCTACCTCTCGGTCGAGGAACGGAAGCGCGTTCTGGAGAATGTGATGGCGGAGGCGGAGGGCAGGCTGACTGTCATCTGTCATGTGGCGGCGAACAGCACCCGGGATTCACAGGAACTGGCGCGCCATGCGGAGTCGCTTTGTGTCGATGCGATCGCAGCGATCCCGCCGATCTATTTCCATCTGCCGGAGCACGCGGTCGCGGCGTACTGGAATGACATCAGTGCTGCTGCGCCGAATACTGATTTCGTAATTTACAATATTCCGCAGCTCGCCGGCGTAGCGCTGACCCGTTCACTCTTTGCAGAAATGCGGAAGAATCCGCGGGTGATCGGCGTGAAGAATTCCTCCATGCCGGTACAGGACATCCAGATGTTCAAGATGGACGGCGGAGAGGACTATGTGATTTTTAACGGCCCGGACGAGCAGTTCATCAGCGGACGGCTGATCGGTGCGGAGGGCGCGATCGGCGGCACCTACGGCGCGATGCCGGAGCTCTTCCTCCGGATGAACAGCTTCCTCTCAGAGGGGAGGCTGGAAAAGGCGCGGCAGCTTCAGTATGCCGTGGATGCCGTCATTTACAAGATGTGCGAGGGACATGGGAACCTCTACAGTATCATCAAGGAGGTGCTCCGGATCAATGAAGGGCTCGACCTCGGAAGCGTCAGGAGACCTCTTCCGGAGATGACGGTGGGCGACCGCGACATTGCGGCGAAGGCGGCGGAAATGATTCGGGCAGCACAAACGGAATTTCTGAGATAG
- the nagA gene encoding N-acetylglucosamine-6-phosphate deacetylase: MWIKNARIFCEDGRFRLGSLRMETGRVQTLRLASEGWYFEELGEEQAPEEDAPSPASFEGEQQEGEDCLDACGGLLIPGLIDLHFHGCLGEDVCDGKLEGMRRIARYEAENGITAICPATLTLPEEELCQVLHTMSEWRRMQEPEEAELVGINMEGPFISKAKKGAQNGAYIRRCDVGTARRFLEASGGLVKLIGIAPEVNPGFEDYIREISSELRVSLAHSNADYETAGRAFRAGAVHVVHLYNAMTGLSHRAPGAVGAVFENPAVTAELITDGVHIHPMMVRLAFRQLGQERAILISDSLRSAGMPDGRYLLGGQEIEKRGKLCTLVPDGNIAGSVSNLMDCFRTAVLEMEIPFADALLAASRNPARRLGIEDAHGTICEGKLANLVLLDQTLRIRRVFREGREVRGENSKNV; encoded by the coding sequence ATGTGGATCAAAAATGCGAGAATCTTCTGCGAGGACGGGCGGTTTCGTCTCGGATCGCTTCGGATGGAAACGGGCAGGGTTCAGACGCTTCGTCTCGCTTCGGAGGGATGGTACTTCGAGGAGCTCGGAGAGGAGCAGGCGCCCGAAGAGGATGCTCCTTCCCCGGCTTCATTTGAAGGGGAACAGCAGGAGGGAGAGGACTGCCTCGATGCCTGCGGCGGGCTCCTGATCCCGGGGCTGATCGACCTCCATTTTCATGGCTGTCTCGGGGAGGATGTCTGCGACGGGAAGCTGGAGGGGATGCGGCGGATCGCGAGATACGAGGCGGAGAACGGCATCACGGCGATCTGTCCTGCGACCCTGACGCTGCCGGAGGAGGAGCTCTGTCAGGTGCTTCATACCATGTCGGAGTGGAGGAGGATGCAGGAACCGGAGGAGGCGGAGCTTGTGGGCATCAATATGGAGGGCCCCTTCATCAGTAAGGCGAAGAAGGGGGCGCAGAACGGCGCCTATATCCGGCGCTGTGACGTCGGGACAGCGCGGCGCTTCCTCGAGGCCTCCGGCGGACTCGTGAAGCTGATCGGGATAGCGCCGGAGGTGAATCCGGGCTTTGAGGATTATATCCGGGAAATCAGTTCGGAGCTGCGGGTTTCGCTGGCGCACAGCAATGCCGACTATGAGACGGCAGGCAGAGCCTTCCGTGCCGGAGCCGTTCATGTCGTCCATCTCTACAATGCCATGACAGGGCTCAGCCACCGGGCACCGGGCGCGGTCGGCGCGGTATTCGAGAATCCTGCCGTGACAGCGGAGCTGATTACGGACGGTGTGCATATTCATCCGATGATGGTGCGGCTTGCCTTCCGGCAGCTGGGACAGGAGCGGGCGATCCTGATCAGCGACAGCCTGCGTTCCGCGGGAATGCCGGACGGACGCTATCTTCTCGGCGGGCAGGAGATCGAGAAGAGAGGGAAACTCTGCACCCTGGTTCCGGACGGCAACATCGCCGGCTCTGTTTCCAATCTGATGGATTGCTTCCGAACCGCTGTGCTGGAAATGGAGATTCCCTTCGCGGACGCGCTCCTTGCCGCGAGCCGTAACCCGGCACGCCGTCTCGGGATAGAGGATGCGCACGGTACGATCTGCGAGGGAAAGTTGGCAAATCTCGTGCTGCTGGATCAGACGCTCCGGATCCGGCGCGTCTTCCGGGAGGGCAGGGAAGTCCGCGGCGAAAACAGCAAGAACGTATGA
- a CDS encoding GDSL-type esterase/lipase family protein — protein MKTVVCFGDSNTHGYDAMTNGRFAAEERWPGRLQTLLGEGYRVIEEGLSGRTAVFRDPLFEGLCGLDYLYPCLMSHEPVDSLLVMLGTNDVKLRFSATAANIARGMERLLTKALRTPEAFRGGKPDILLIAPPSIGIEYERTMVYGEMGAGCHEKTDLLRGFYRELAERLSIRYLDAGSIPGLRMSPPDYMHLNAEGHRLLAETLAELLP, from the coding sequence GTGAAGACAGTAGTATGCTTCGGTGATTCCAACACCCATGGCTACGATGCCATGACAAACGGACGCTTCGCAGCAGAGGAACGCTGGCCGGGAAGATTGCAGACCCTGCTCGGGGAGGGGTATCGAGTGATCGAGGAGGGACTCAGCGGCAGGACGGCGGTCTTTCGGGATCCGCTCTTCGAGGGACTCTGCGGGCTGGATTACCTCTATCCCTGTCTGATGAGCCATGAGCCGGTGGACAGCCTGCTCGTGATGCTGGGAACGAACGATGTAAAGCTTCGCTTTTCCGCGACTGCCGCCAACATTGCGAGGGGAATGGAGCGTCTTCTGACAAAGGCGCTTCGAACGCCGGAGGCATTCCGGGGCGGAAAGCCGGATATCCTGCTTATCGCGCCGCCGTCGATCGGCATAGAGTATGAGCGTACGATGGTTTACGGAGAGATGGGAGCGGGCTGTCATGAGAAGACGGATCTGCTGCGCGGCTTCTACCGGGAGCTCGCCGAACGCCTGTCGATCCGCTATCTGGATGCCGGTTCGATTCCTGGACTTCGTATGAGTCCGCCGGACTATATGCATTTAAACGCAGAGGGACATAGGCTTCTGGCAGAGACGCTGGCGGAGCTGCTTCCCTGA
- a CDS encoding peptidoglycan D,D-transpeptidase FtsI family protein, translated as MRDDSERERRQADRGIFHLIFFFSLLFFVLIGYMIYFIGWQAPGLMGNPYNARMEVFDNRILRGAILSSDGQTLAVTERGEDGTETRRYPFGALFAHAVGYTAKGKTGLESAANFYLMESHTNPMQQILNELTEQKSLGDNVVTTLHAGLQQAAAEALGERRGAVICMEPKSGRILAMVSSPGFDPNTISAEWESLVSEENRSGNLINRTTQGLYPPGSTFKTVMALEYLREHPADYADFRYSCDGSFRSPEDPAAEIHCYGGERHGEVDLGRAYALSCNTAFAKLGTEIDRKQLLTLTESLGFNQDQTLPIAANRSRFRLTEEDSSWTLMQTAIGQGQTLMTPLHNLLLTAAIANDGALVQPRLLERVETADGTVVKRFSAGSEKRLMRAEEAEVLRGFMRSVVSEGTASKLRTEAYAAAGKTGSAEYTEDGVTKTDAWFTGFAPLEEPVLAVTVLVEDGETGGRTAVPIARKVFDYWLLS; from the coding sequence ATGAGAGACGATTCGGAGAGAGAGAGACGGCAGGCGGACAGGGGGATTTTTCATCTCATTTTCTTCTTTTCTCTGCTTTTTTTCGTCCTGATCGGCTATATGATCTACTTCATCGGCTGGCAGGCGCCGGGGCTGATGGGCAATCCCTACAATGCGAGGATGGAGGTCTTTGATAACCGTATCCTCCGCGGAGCTATTCTTTCCTCCGACGGGCAGACACTGGCTGTGACGGAGAGAGGAGAGGATGGGACAGAAACGAGGCGTTATCCCTTCGGCGCGCTCTTCGCGCATGCGGTCGGCTATACTGCGAAGGGCAAGACGGGACTCGAGTCCGCGGCGAACTTCTATCTGATGGAGAGTCACACGAATCCCATGCAGCAGATTCTGAACGAGCTGACAGAGCAGAAGAGCCTCGGCGACAATGTGGTGACGACGCTTCATGCAGGGCTGCAGCAGGCAGCCGCGGAGGCGCTCGGAGAACGGAGAGGTGCGGTGATCTGCATGGAGCCGAAGAGCGGGAGAATCCTCGCGATGGTTTCCAGTCCGGGCTTCGATCCGAATACGATATCGGCGGAGTGGGAGAGTCTGGTCTCGGAGGAGAACCGCAGCGGAAACCTCATAAACCGGACGACGCAGGGACTCTATCCGCCGGGGAGCACCTTCAAGACGGTAATGGCGTTGGAGTATCTGCGGGAGCACCCTGCGGACTATGCGGATTTCCGCTACAGCTGTGACGGGAGCTTCCGCTCTCCGGAGGATCCTGCGGCAGAGATCCATTGCTACGGCGGAGAACGTCACGGGGAGGTGGATCTCGGACGTGCCTACGCGCTGTCCTGCAATACCGCCTTTGCGAAGCTCGGTACGGAGATTGATCGGAAGCAGCTGCTCACGCTTACGGAGTCGCTCGGCTTCAATCAGGATCAGACCCTTCCGATCGCCGCGAACCGGAGCCGTTTCCGGCTTACGGAGGAAGACAGCAGCTGGACACTGATGCAGACTGCCATCGGACAGGGACAGACGCTGATGACGCCGCTGCACAATCTCCTCCTGACTGCGGCGATCGCGAATGACGGAGCACTGGTGCAGCCGCGTCTCCTGGAACGCGTAGAGACGGCGGACGGGACGGTGGTGAAGCGTTTCTCCGCAGGGAGTGAAAAGCGGCTGATGCGTGCGGAGGAGGCAGAAGTGCTTCGCGGCTTTATGCGTTCTGTCGTTTCCGAGGGAACTGCGAGTAAGCTTCGTACAGAGGCCTACGCGGCGGCAGGCAAGACCGGCTCTGCGGAATATACGGAGGACGGCGTGACGAAGACCGATGCCTGGTTCACCGGCTTCGCGCCGCTGGAGGAGCCTGTGCTCGCGGTTACGGTACTGGTTGAGGATGGTGAGACCGGCGGCAGGACGGCAGTGCCGATTGCAAGGAAGGTATTTGACTATTGGCTGCTTTCATGA
- a CDS encoding MurR/RpiR family transcriptional regulator has product MRIHSENSFLPTLEARHASFTQVEKNIADFFMKNTEKMDFSTKNIARLLFVSEASLSRFAKKCGFRGYREFIYQYEKSLQDSERMGETVKAEEVLLNYRELIEKTYSLLDERQVSKIVKLLYRMPRVLVCGNGSSGLAAREMESRFMRIGVDIDSVFEPDKMRMRSVFLTKDTLVIGFSISGETQPVLYLLEQAHQRGAKTVLLTSKDDRRFDSYCDEVLLLSSLKYLSSGNLISPQFPLLLMMDIIYNEYVSANRYEKEALHDDTLRALSSKEERRTQVW; this is encoded by the coding sequence ATGAGAATTCACAGTGAGAACTCGTTTCTGCCGACGTTGGAGGCGAGACATGCGAGCTTTACACAGGTGGAGAAAAATATCGCCGACTTTTTCATGAAGAATACGGAGAAGATGGATTTTTCCACGAAAAACATCGCGAGGCTTCTGTTCGTATCGGAAGCCTCCTTGTCGCGTTTCGCGAAGAAATGCGGTTTTCGGGGCTATCGGGAATTCATCTATCAGTACGAGAAGTCCCTGCAGGACAGCGAACGGATGGGAGAGACGGTGAAGGCGGAGGAGGTTCTCCTGAATTACCGGGAGCTGATCGAGAAGACCTACAGCCTGCTGGACGAGCGGCAGGTCTCCAAGATTGTGAAGCTGCTCTACCGGATGCCGCGGGTGCTGGTCTGCGGGAACGGCAGCTCCGGGCTCGCCGCACGGGAGATGGAGAGCCGCTTCATGCGGATCGGCGTAGACATCGACTCTGTGTTCGAGCCGGATAAGATGCGGATGCGGAGTGTCTTTCTGACAAAGGATACGCTGGTGATCGGGTTCAGCATCAGCGGGGAGACGCAGCCGGTGCTCTATCTTCTGGAGCAGGCGCATCAGAGAGGAGCGAAGACGGTGCTTCTGACCTCGAAGGACGACCGGCGCTTCGACAGCTATTGTGACGAGGTGCTGCTCCTGTCCTCCCTGAAATATCTGAGCAGCGGAAACCTCATCTCTCCGCAGTTTCCGCTGCTTCTGATGATGGATATCATCTACAATGAGTATGTCTCGGCGAATCGTTACGAGAAGGAGGCGTTGCATGACGATACCCTGCGCGCACTGAGCTCCAAAGAGGAGAGGAGGACACAGGTTTGGTGA
- the nagB gene encoding glucosamine-6-phosphate deaminase, which produces MQLCRCRNYEEISQRAAELLTAQLTWKKDSTLGLATGGSPVGLYRKLRERFAEGLVDFSEVKTVNLDEYRGLAPENPQSYRYFMEENLFRHVNIHPENTYVPNGLEKDTETACRNYDAVIQRLGGIDLQLLGIGRNGHIGFNEPSDHFSSGTHCVKLSENTIEANQRFFERREEVPTEAYTMGCGAILRARRILLLASGRDKAEAVHAMLYGTITPQLPASILQLHENVLVLADEEALGQ; this is translated from the coding sequence ATTCAGCTTTGCAGATGCAGGAACTATGAAGAAATCAGTCAGAGGGCGGCGGAGCTTCTCACAGCGCAGCTCACATGGAAAAAGGATTCCACACTCGGACTCGCGACCGGCGGGAGTCCGGTCGGACTCTACCGGAAGCTTCGGGAACGCTTCGCGGAGGGGCTTGTCGATTTTTCAGAGGTAAAAACCGTCAATCTGGACGAATACCGCGGACTGGCTCCGGAGAATCCGCAGAGCTACCGTTATTTTATGGAAGAGAATCTCTTCCGCCACGTCAATATTCATCCGGAAAATACCTATGTTCCGAACGGACTGGAAAAAGACACTGAGACCGCCTGCCGTAACTATGACGCAGTGATACAGCGTCTGGGCGGCATTGATCTCCAGCTCCTCGGCATCGGACGAAACGGGCACATCGGCTTCAACGAGCCCTCCGATCATTTCTCCTCCGGCACCCACTGCGTGAAGCTCAGCGAGAATACCATAGAAGCGAACCAGCGCTTCTTCGAGCGCCGTGAGGAGGTGCCGACCGAGGCCTATACCATGGGCTGCGGCGCGATCCTCCGTGCACGGCGAATCCTGCTGCTTGCCTCCGGCAGGGACAAGGCGGAGGCAGTCCATGCAATGCTGTACGGCACGATCACGCCGCAGCTCCCCGCTTCGATCCTGCAGCTCCATGAAAATGTTCTCGTGCTCGCAGACGAGGAAGCCCTCGGACAGTGA
- a CDS encoding carbohydrate ABC transporter permease, translated as MNSKVNSGIHPYRILSLIVLVILAFLFVFPLYWILTGAFKTAASINATSPEWIPRELVLDNFRKLFSRQTAPLFELNIPFSGCFSASGKPIVFLSGPVLPAAVRWMVNTVFMALTAMLLTCVTASMAGYALAKKRFTGRTVLFGLIVCAMALPKQVILIPLIREMSALSLYNKIWAVIFPTVGWPFGVFLMKQFSEGVPGEMLEAARIDGAGELKTFLDIVVPMIKPGLGALAIFTFINSWNDYFMQLIMLSSTNNLTISLGIAKLQAENSTDFGLIMAGASLAAVPILVVFLMFQKYFTQGIAMGAVKG; from the coding sequence ATGAATTCAAAAGTGAACAGCGGCATTCATCCGTATCGAATCCTGAGTCTGATCGTGCTCGTGATCCTGGCGTTTCTCTTCGTCTTTCCGCTTTATTGGATCCTGACCGGCGCCTTCAAGACCGCGGCGTCGATCAATGCGACCAGCCCCGAATGGATTCCGAGGGAGCTGGTGCTGGATAACTTCCGGAAGCTCTTCAGCCGGCAGACTGCGCCGCTTTTCGAGCTGAATATCCCGTTCAGCGGCTGCTTCTCCGCCTCCGGGAAGCCGATCGTCTTCCTGAGCGGGCCGGTGCTCCCGGCAGCGGTACGTTGGATGGTGAATACGGTTTTCATGGCACTGACGGCGATGCTGCTCACCTGTGTGACCGCTTCGATGGCTGGCTATGCACTGGCGAAGAAGCGCTTCACCGGCAGAACCGTGCTCTTCGGACTGATTGTCTGTGCGATGGCGCTGCCGAAGCAGGTCATTCTGATCCCTCTGATCCGTGAAATGTCGGCGCTCAGCCTGTATAATAAGATCTGGGCGGTGATCTTCCCGACAGTCGGCTGGCCCTTCGGTGTCTTCCTGATGAAGCAGTTTTCCGAGGGGGTTCCGGGAGAAATGCTGGAGGCGGCGCGCATCGACGGCGCGGGGGAGCTGAAGACCTTCCTCGATATCGTGGTTCCGATGATCAAGCCGGGGCTCGGCGCGCTGGCGATCTTCACTTTCATCAACAGCTGGAATGATTACTTCATGCAGTTGATTATGCTGAGCAGCACGAACAATCTGACGATCTCGCTCGGCATTGCGAAGCTGCAGGCGGAGAACTCCACCGACTTCGGACTGATCATGGCGGGCGCGAGTCTCGCGGCGGTACCGATCCTCGTGGTGTTCCTGATGTTCCAGAAGTACTTCACACAGGGTATCGCGATGGGCGCGGTGAAGGGGTAG